A region of Sphingobium baderi DNA encodes the following proteins:
- a CDS encoding DUF2958 domain-containing protein, whose translation MDWKNMLRAADVLKLVENWNEQQPLKGTSDERDFMPVAKLFNPAGAGTWLITECNEDGLAFGLVDFGYPELGYFDLNEIAEVRLMGGLVRIEQDLHFQADKPLSKYAEDARIHGCIKA comes from the coding sequence ATGGACTGGAAAAATATGTTACGCGCGGCTGATGTTCTCAAACTGGTTGAGAACTGGAACGAACAGCAGCCATTGAAAGGGACGTCCGACGAACGAGATTTCATGCCAGTGGCAAAACTGTTCAATCCCGCTGGCGCAGGCACATGGCTCATCACGGAATGCAACGAAGATGGTTTAGCCTTTGGGTTGGTAGATTTTGGCTATCCAGAGCTGGGCTATTTCGACCTGAACGAGATTGCAGAGGTGCGTCTAATGGGCGGATTAGTCCGCATTGAGCAGGATTTGCATTTTCAGGCTGACAAGCCCCTGAGCAAATATGCGGAAGATGCTCGCATTCACGGCTGCATCAAAGCCTAA
- a CDS encoding lysozyme, with the protein MALIKQYEGCKLKAYKCPAGIWTIGYGRTTNVKSGDTCSQTQADAWLIEEYDAFERQVLALVKVPLAANQLGALVSFTYNLGAQSLKESSLRRLLNEGDYEGAVVQFARWNKAGGKVLNGLVNRRAAETALFRSGI; encoded by the coding sequence TTGGCGCTCATCAAGCAATATGAGGGATGCAAACTCAAAGCCTACAAATGCCCTGCTGGCATCTGGACGATAGGCTACGGCAGAACCACAAACGTCAAATCGGGCGATACATGCTCACAGACTCAGGCAGATGCTTGGCTGATTGAGGAGTATGACGCATTTGAGCGTCAGGTTCTCGCGCTCGTCAAAGTGCCTCTTGCCGCAAACCAGTTAGGGGCACTCGTCAGCTTCACTTACAATCTGGGCGCACAGAGCCTCAAGGAATCAAGCCTGCGTCGCCTGCTCAACGAGGGTGATTATGAAGGCGCTGTTGTCCAGTTTGCTCGCTGGAATAAGGCCGGTGGCAAAGTCCTCAATGGACTGGTGAATCGCCGTGCCGCTGAAACTGCGCTGTTCAGGAGCGGGATCTAA